The Helicobacter kayseriensis DNA window AGAATCCAAAAATTATGGCCCTCTTGTTTTGGCAAACTATATTATCTATCAAGAACTTCTAGGAAACTCGATTAATCTTGATAAACTTCTCTCTCAAACCTTAGTCAATTCACAACCCAAAAAGGAGAAAAAATGATTCGAAAATGCCTCTTCCCAGCTGCTGGATATGGGACAAGATTCCTTCCTGCAACAAAAGCAATGCCAAAAGAAATGCTTCCCATCGTCAATAAACCCCTCATTCAATATGGAGTAGAAGAAGCATTTGAATCAGGATGCACGCAAATTGCCATCATCACGGGCAGAAACAAAAGAAGCATTGAAGATCATTTTGATATTAGCTATGAATTAGAGCGAGAAATTCAAGGAACAGATAAAGAACACTATCTTGAAGGGATTAGGAAAATTATGCATAGCTGTTCATTTTCCTACACACGACAAAATGAAATGAAGGGTCTAGGGCACGCAATTTTAACAGGGGAGACGCTGATTGGGGATGAGCCTTTTGGAGTGATTTTGGCTGATGATTTATGCTTAAATGAAAAAGGCCGAGGGGTTTTAGCCCAAATGTGTAATTTGTATGCCAAATACCATTGCGCAATTGTTGCAATCGAAGAAGTAGATCCCTCACAAGTTGATAAATATGGAATCATCCAAGGAGAAGAAATAGAACAAGGTATTTTTAAAGTGCATTCTATGATTGAAAAACCTAGCCAAGAAGAAGCCCCGAGCAATCTAGCCATCATAGGACGCTATATCTTGATTCCTGAAATCTTTGACATACTTAGAACCACTCCTGCAGGAAAAAAAGGGGAAATACAAATCACTGATGCACTGCAAACCTTAGCCCTTCAAGGGAAAGTGATTGCCTATCAGTTTCAAGGCAAACGCTATGATTGTGGAAGTGTTGAAGGTTTTATTGAAGCAACCAATGTTTTCTATCAAAGAATTAAAAATGCAAAATAATTTTATTTTCTTTTTTTATTTGCTTGCTTTTTTGCTCTATATCCCCACTCTTATTTTGGGGACATTCCTAAAACCACCAACAAAAAAGCAAATCTCTCCTCCAACCCCCCAAAGCATTCTTGCAAGAATCAAAAAAGGCTCAAAATACACAAAACAAGCCCTAGAAGACTTTGAAAAACTTTTTTTAAATGCACAATCTTGTGATCAAACACTTTGGCTTGAAATCATCAAAGAATTTGCCCTTTCCCCAAGCCTTGAGATTAAAGAAATTACATCGCTCCAAGAAAAACTCAAACAAAACAATCCAAATCTTCAAAACGAAATCGCCCTAACTATTAGTGTTGCCATCAAAGAGCGAAAATGAAAGAGGTCTTTAATATTCAAGGAATGAGTTGCAGCGCTTGCTCATCAAGCATCCAATCAGCACTCAAACGCAAAAAAGGGATTCAATCAATCCATGTTGATCTTCTCAATCATCGTGCGGTCATTGAGTTTGATGAGGAAATCATTTCTTTGCAGGATATTTTTTCTTTTATCACAAAGCTTGGCTATATACCCCAAAAACAAAGCGTGATTCAAAGATTAGATTCTCGCTTTCTCACTCCCAAAAAACGTGTGATCTTTGCGCTCATTTTTACCTCCATCACACTATATCTTGCAATGCTTCCCATGATTTTTCCCTCTTTTGTTCCCATCACCCCATCGCTCAATGCCTTTTTACAGCTTTTTTGCACTCTGGTTGTTATGCATATGGGAAGGGATTTTTACCTCAGGGGATTTAAAACTCTTT harbors:
- the galU gene encoding UTP--glucose-1-phosphate uridylyltransferase GalU, with product MIRKCLFPAAGYGTRFLPATKAMPKEMLPIVNKPLIQYGVEEAFESGCTQIAIITGRNKRSIEDHFDISYELEREIQGTDKEHYLEGIRKIMHSCSFSYTRQNEMKGLGHAILTGETLIGDEPFGVILADDLCLNEKGRGVLAQMCNLYAKYHCAIVAIEEVDPSQVDKYGIIQGEEIEQGIFKVHSMIEKPSQEEAPSNLAIIGRYILIPEIFDILRTTPAGKKGEIQITDALQTLALQGKVIAYQFQGKRYDCGSVEGFIEATNVFYQRIKNAK